The following DNA comes from Nycticebus coucang isolate mNycCou1 chromosome 19, mNycCou1.pri, whole genome shotgun sequence.
TGatgaggggaaaaggaaaaaaaaaaaaaaaaccactacaGAGGCAGACACAGCCCTAAGCTGAAATTCAGAAGAGCAAGAAACAGATGGGAAAGGAATTAAAAGGGATAAGTGGCTCTTGCATTTGAAGAGTGAGCAGAAAAAGGTTAAGGCACAAGCTAAGGTCACAAAGCCTAACAGAGAAGGGAGATTAGAGGTCAGAAATCCTGCTTCTGGGTTCTTCCCACCATATCTCACTAAAGTAGGATGTGTCTGAAGCACCTGACTTTGGTTAAGAATTGGTTTCTAACAAAAGATATCCAGTCTGCTCAAAGAACTATGAAAGGGTTACACAGGTGGCACAGAAACCATGGGGGTTCCAGGAAGAGGCTGATCAGCTGCCTAGCTGGACATAACTTTCAGCCTTTCCAGCACAGGGATATTCAATTTCCTAAAAGGCTGCAATCATGAATGCATGCCAATGACATATTGGAGCTCAGGAAGGAGGAAATGTTACAGTAGTAAGTGGGAACAGAGGACATTAAGTAGACACCCTAATAGTAGCTGACCTACTGAATCATTGAATAACTGTCAAGAGTGTTGGGCTCCAAACAGATTTTCAAGAATCTGAAATCCTACAAAAAATTTAGAATCCATTAAGGAAAAAAGACTGACAGATTTGACAgcattcatttccttttaaaagactCTACAAAATTTAACAAATGGCAGAAGAGAAGAGACATTCAAACACAGAGAAAGATTTAATATTATGGCCAAAACTACTATAAATCAGCGTGAAAATATGAACAATTCACAAACAggcaagtaaaaaatatatagagccaataaacataaaaagatacCCAACCTCACTCATCATTCAAGAAGGGACCATTAAATTTACATacttttgttgttgagacagtctcactttgtcaccccgggtagagtgtcatggcatcatagctcacagcaaccccaaactcctgggcttgagcaatcctcttgcctcagcctcccaagtagctggaactgcaggcactgGCCACTATACCtggttagttttgtttttatttttttagtagacatggggtctcattcttgctcaggctggtctccaactcctgagttcaggcaatccgcctgagactcccagagggctaggattacagatattaGCCACCATATGTGGCCAAATGATATACACTATTAATCCATaagcttcacacacacacacagattacAATACTGAGACATAGGAAATGGGCACCCTCATGCTGTTGACATGCATGAACTGCGAAATGGATAAAACCTGGAGAGCAATGTGATTTCATTTCGCCACGTCTAGGCGTCTCTCCTACAAAAGCACCAGCTTAAGGATGAAGGAATAAATCAGCATGAATCCTAAGTGTAGTGTGGTTTGTAAATCCAAAAATTGAGAACTGGCctaaaatgtccatcaacagtgGGATGGAAAAAAATCATGGCCATCCATAGGAATCTGTGTTACTAAAATATAGTAGAATGGTTATGTATTGATTTGGAAAGATAATCAGGATATATTAACTGAAAGCAAGTTACAAAATGTTTCATATAGCATGATGCTTGTTTAGCTGCATTTTATGGATTGTTTACATAAGTAAAGGACTGAACTAGGAAGGTCCACGCCAAAATTTACCAAAGAACTGCTGAGCAGGTgggtttaaagcagtggttctcaaccttcctaaatgccacggccctttaatacagttcctatgggtcatgacccacaggtggagaactgctggcttagaggaagggaagaagaagtatgtttaagaaaaaaattggtaagaCTATGAATAATTTGTTGCCTTTTCAGTTTTCTAAAACACTCGTGAGTTCTTTTAAAACTCTGCCTACAAAAACTCAAGCTTTCataatgaaaggaaggaaaaagccaTCAAAGAGAGACCTGCGGAAGTGATCCTTGTGTTACACTATTATCTCATGAGAACCTTAAGAAAAAGCCTATACGCAGATCAACGTTGCCTTTTATTGAGGACAACAGACCAAGGTAGTCTAATATTCTTAGAGGAGATTGGCCATAAACATCTCCATGTGATCCTAACTCTGTACTATCAGGCCACTAACAACTAAAGCTAGGACCCATCGCCTGTGGACCTGCCCAGCAACAGAAACCTGTACTTTAAAACTTCCCACAGGGGGCCCTCCTTCAGTGCACCCATTTCAAAAAAACATGCtcccattaaaatattttctactgtCATGGTTGGCCTGACAAAGCCACTTATCCTTTCAGAAGGATGCCTTAGCATGGCCAGGAATTATATCCATAAAATAGAAGGGGCAATCATTTCCTGCATTTCTCTCCTCTGCACACCAAAGCCTACAGTTAACTTGCAAAATCAAGGGGCTAAAGGGAAGATCTAAGAACAGCTTTATCACAGTGACATTTCTGCTTTGCCACTAGACACCTGGTATTTGCTTAAATAATGAAATAGTCACGCCTGCCGGGGTCCAAAGCCAAGGTGGCTTTGCCCAACAAGTGGGATGTACTGAGCCAGACACACCCAAGCTGAGCTCCTGTAGTGAGGATAAGCAGGAGAGACTGGCTGGCTTTAGGAAATAGAGTCCATAATCACTAATGGACACAGTAAAGAGAAATGACACCCATGTGCCTTAGGCTGACACCTATTCTAACCACTTGTAGGAAAAGTGTCCACAGTGCAGGAGGCCTTGTGTGTGAGCACACCCCGCCCCGAGTCACTCTGCTGAAAGCCATCTTCTAAGCACTCCCACATGAGCCACCTTCAGAAGTTCCCCATTGTCAAATATCCTCAGAGGTGAAAACGGTCCACCtttaaagagagaaaggaatCATTTGAAAGTCAAATGTGAGAGTCAGTCTCTGATTTGTTGAGCATGTAGATCAATATCCTCCACCTCCAACCTTAATTCCCTTCTGGTACCACGGCATTCTCCTAGTCACCAAGCtcagaactttgttttttttttttttttttttttttttgcctcaaacTACTTTTTATTTGCAACTACATGATTTCACGCAATTTTTCTAAACGACATAAAATAGATCTCCttgtatataaataatttacataCACTCCATAAAGTAAATGCTCCATAAAGTAAATGCTCAAAGGTGCTACAACAGATCATCCACTCCTACAGTGTTCTCATATTCAAGAGTTGATGCACAATATATAAATACTCAAGTCCAATAATAAAAACTCAGGCACTTGACTAACTTTAATAAAGTTTCCCAAACTATATCAATATATCTaaagtgcatatatatttttaagaaagattatTCTCAGTAActtctataaaaataagtttgATGGTTTGGTCCATCTAACTTCACTGCCATTAGTATGAACTTTTAACTTTCAATGCGTGGTAAGGTTTATTCTACCTTTCTCTCAACATGGtaccaacaaaatcaaaagaagctAGTGAGGTGCTAACATGTGAGGATTAATCCAGTGATTCCGGTCACAATGCATTCCAGGAGGAGGTACCCATGTGACTGGAATTGGACGGTATGGTTTATTCTTCCTTCCCTGATTTGGATAACCAAATGGAACAGGAGGAGGGTAGtggttctgatggccattccctCTGTACATTCCTGGCTTTTTTCTGGGCAACGGATGCCACACTGGAAGAGGTGGGAATATCAGTTCCGAAATCTGGTACACTGGGCTTGGTGTTGCAGTCACCGAATTGGGTTTCACTTCCACTTCCTTACTTGTTTCTTCATCTGAGGAAGAAGATCCTGAATGATAATCAGAGGTAACTTTATCAAGGGCTCTGGTAACTTTCTTGGAGATCTCGTCCTTGTTCTCATCCTCATTTTCAAAGCTGGCAACAATGAATGCATTGTTTTTCTCTCCATACCGACAGCACACCTCACATGGGTCTACCCAGAGAGTAAGCTCCTTTGGCAAGCCCAGGTCACTGTACAAGATGCAGCTGTTCTCACAAGCTTTCAGGACATCAGGATCAACTCTCTGAAACTTATTGACACGAATGCATCTGTAAGCCTGTCCTTTTGATGGTTTTTCTGGATACcagtgatttttatatttttcttgaagtATTAGAGTCAATTTCTCAGCAAACCTCTCAACGGCCTCTTTTTTCAACTTATCATGTTTTCGAACTAGCCTTGTGAAAAAGAAGACAACAACAGCAATTTCGTTCTTCATGTTTTTCCTCTTCGTCCGGCGCGTGCGGCTCCCGCGTCGTCGGGCGGCCGAGCGCGCGCTGAGAGGACTGGCGGGCAGGCTGGCGGGCGGGCGGAGAGCCCAGAACTTTGAAAAGAACTCTTCTCTACCCCACCTCCCCACGTCTAGCTAGAAGGACCAAATCATTTTCTGTCCAAGCCTGAGACACTTCCCTGAGTGTGAACGGAAGCACTTTTAACCTTAGGTTGAACCACATGAAACCTCCACATTTGACCAACATGTCGTACAGAGGCAGCCCAGCAGATTCACCTATGAGGCAATGACAGGCTTGAGCCAGGCATCCTGGGCCACACGAGGACCTGTGCTCCACGGCATCCACAAATGCACGCTCTTGGAAGCACAGACAACTTGAAGAGAGCAGAGGTCAGGTGAGTGGCTGGGGAAGGAGGCTTCACCAGGGCAGTGCAGTCCAAATGAAGAGCCTCTGATCTGCACAGCCGTTTCTGTGATTCCAGAAGAAAATTGCTAAGGGTGCCAAAGCCCATACACTCCCTAGGCACCTCCCTTAGCACCCAGCCTCACTGTCCAAAGATGCAAACCTTTATACACCCCTGAATGAATTTGAAGAACAGGTAACAGTGGCCTTTATATAAAAGATTCAAGCATGACTACTGGAGTGGAATGATTCTCAGCAACTGCTGTTAAGACTTCAAGCACACATTTCccattttgtttccatttaatCTATAACATCCCCTACCAGCCATGGACTCAACCCACATCCTGAGCGTCTGTTTCTCAATGCAATCTAAAGATGCACATttccaaccaaaaacaaaactgtttggtttgtttttttttttacatactgcTCAGAATTAAGACAGTTGCAAGTTTAAAAACCCACAATATCTAAATCAGAAAATGTGTCAAGGGACAGCGGGGAATGGGTCTGGACAAGTAGAGATCATCAAATCATGGGGCTCTCAGCACAGGTAGCCCTTAGAGGTTCCAGAGCTGGTATGTACGAGAGACGACTGTGCTTCAGCAGTGTGGTTCAACACAGGAGGGCTGAGGGGAACAGGAGGACAGGAGCTTGCTGCCTGTGCTTCCTCCCAGTCCCAAAGGCCTGGCTACCTGCAGAGCCAGCAGTCAGCCCTCCTGGTAAGTAAAATGCAGCTGATTCTTGGGGTTCTCACTAGCAACTGTTCCCCACAGAATGCAAGGACCTTACTCTGAGAAGCTCTCAATTAGAGGCGAGCAATTTTGGCCCCTGGGAAACATTTGGCAAGGCCAAGACATTTTTAGTTGAGGCTTGAGCTGCTTTTAAACGGTGGGCATGGGGCTCCACGTAGTTTCAGCAACTGTCCTTATGTGCACACACAGAATGCTTGGCTGAGAAATACAAGAGATCTTGTAGTTATTTTCCTTCTGCAAAGCCAACTGGTTTCTCTGATGCCAGTAGGCATCTAACATCAGACCCATAAACCTTACCCTCCACTGAAAGGGTTAACTAAATACGGACATTCCATAGGACCCCCATGTGTGTAGTATGGCTTATCGGGCCAGTTGAGGATGCTGGACGTGGACCAAGACTCCACAGTCCACACAGACCCTCAGTTCCCAAAGGCACTTCAGGGATTTGTCTCCCACGACACAGTGGGCACCTTCCGAACTCAGAATATACACAGCCACGGTGTTTTGGCAGCACCCTAGCCAGAAACAGGAAGAATGTCATATGCAGATGTGGTCCGCTGACAGGAGGAGTAGTGTATTCTGTTTTCTACATGAGAGCATCTGTTTGGACGTGACTACAGTAAATTCTTAAGTGACTAGTTCACAGTTTCACTTAGTCACCGTTAAAGCAAAATATTTCATGTGACATCTGTTTCTGCTGAATTGGGATCTTGCTCCCTCCTGAGCTGCTACACCAAAGACAAAGACAACCATGCTGGTTGTGCTACACGGGGGTGGGCCTGCAAGAATGACCTCTGCAGATGCGGGAGTCCCAGCTCCCCCAAGTTACCTACGAAGTACCTGCTGCTGCCAGTCAGCAGGCACCTCGCCTACAAGGCAGCCTCAGCTGACATGAACAGGACCAAACTTAAGTTAGATTCAGGTGGGAAAGGCCCTCCActtcctctgcccacttcccTACACTCCCACAAAGCACATCATGGTCACTGGGGTCCAAAGACCACATCAGTGctcctctccctctttgcttTCCCCCTTTCCAGGTCTAGAGGTGAGCAAACTGAATGGGAGCTGAAGGCTTCTAAGGAGGTGGGTCCTTTGTCTGCTGTCTCCTCAGCTCTGCTTTGCAGGGACCAATCAGAGCACAGTAACACCCTTACATGTGGAAGCAGCTCAGGCAGCCCTGGAGCCAGTATCCCCGAAACTGTTGCTCCAGCCCAGAACTTGCACTGGGGGACTCTGGGCTCAGGGCCAATCAAAAGCTCATGGAACTTTATTATTTGGCAACTGTTCCTTAAGAAGGCTTGGGGGGCAGGGTAGGGAGATGTtagacaaacttttttttaattgttgcggattcattgagggtacacagaagcaggttacatgaattacttttgttagataaggaccctcttatatttgtgtcccataCCCAAAAGGTGAACCACATCC
Coding sequences within:
- the LOC128572067 gene encoding protein BTG3-like gives rise to the protein MKNEIAVVVFFFTRLVRKHDKLKKEAVERFAEKLTLILQEKYKNHWYPEKPSKGQAYRCIRVNKFQRVDPDVLKACENSCILYSDLGLPKELTLWVDPCEVCCRYGEKNNAFIVASFENEDENKDEISKKVTRALDKVTSDYHSGSSSSDEETSKEVEVKPNSVTATPSPVYQISELIFPPLPVWHPLPRKKPGMYRGNGHQNHYPPPVPFGYPNQGRKNKPYRPIPVTWVPPPGMHCDRNHWINPHMLAPH